The proteins below are encoded in one region of Euryarchaeota archaeon:
- a CDS encoding SIR2 family protein has translation MATVKGDVLNKYQTEASVDPFFEAVVDFFVVRTATRFYQAHMENRPPDDSELEPAFDTSLLMNYLPKYPQLPSVFLIDLLVQRYVTQDRAKLYKVATQLDGNGGLVIAGAGISYGPGVGIAYPEMVRSCAKGLGIDVVESDPASPHLLEPWCRALEEKGLQQQFQLEFKNASEECNPTRAHDWISAWQYGGVVDHVATTNWDDLFEKAFEKIASAAILRGKLPEVIIGNQTATLTRVLWKLHGSVRQPNQPWILCHRSTVAEALKETYRKGHKSHCVLVVGSRLADSALNEFLEVEMRHKVKGRDMLRIEPAESSKADPWVVVLSADIACEIIGKHMKSGKASHILAWMEHLHADASGMKKVAS, from the coding sequence ATGGCGACCGTCAAGGGCGACGTGCTTAACAAATATCAAACGGAGGCAAGCGTAGATCCGTTCTTTGAAGCGGTTGTTGACTTCTTTGTTGTTCGTACGGCCACACGGTTTTACCAGGCTCACATGGAAAACAGACCTCCAGACGATTCCGAACTTGAACCTGCGTTTGACACTTCGTTGCTCATGAATTACCTTCCAAAGTATCCCCAGCTTCCATCCGTCTTCCTTATTGATTTGCTTGTGCAACGGTACGTCACTCAAGACCGAGCGAAATTGTACAAGGTTGCGACCCAGTTAGATGGGAACGGGGGTCTCGTCATTGCCGGCGCGGGAATCTCATACGGGCCTGGCGTCGGAATCGCGTACCCGGAGATGGTGCGCTCCTGCGCGAAAGGCCTAGGGATTGACGTAGTCGAAAGTGACCCCGCCTCTCCGCATCTTCTGGAACCGTGGTGCCGTGCCCTTGAAGAGAAAGGTCTTCAACAACAATTCCAACTTGAGTTTAAGAACGCCAGCGAGGAATGCAACCCGACACGGGCACATGATTGGATAAGCGCATGGCAGTATGGAGGGGTCGTAGACCACGTAGCCACCACAAATTGGGACGACCTCTTCGAAAAGGCGTTCGAAAAAATCGCGAGCGCCGCGATCCTGAGAGGAAAATTACCGGAGGTCATTATTGGGAACCAGACGGCTACACTTACACGCGTCCTCTGGAAGTTGCACGGTTCCGTGCGCCAACCAAATCAACCTTGGATCCTTTGCCATAGGAGCACAGTTGCAGAAGCCCTGAAGGAAACCTACCGAAAAGGCCACAAGAGTCATTGTGTGCTGGTAGTCGGCTCTCGGCTCGCCGACAGTGCCCTCAACGAGTTCTTAGAGGTCGAGATGCGCCACAAGGTGAAGGGGCGAGATATGCTCCGAATTGAACCGGCCGAATCGTCAAAGGCCGACCCTTGGGTTGTGGTCCTGTCCGCTGACATCGCCTGTGAGATAATAGGTAAACACATGAAAAGCGGAAAAGCTAGCCACATTCTTGCGTGGATGGAGCACCTTCATGCCGACGCGTCCGGTATGAAGAAAGTGGCATCCTAG
- a CDS encoding Mov34/MPN/PAD-1 family protein, translating into MPSPAYNAIMGLLIGGLVLAGFQLLKKRNEHDKVTEITLKEHPTTVAETDLAKLAKTDTILIDPSVVALIFAWAANHPKNEVGALLIGQPDGRFLKIHDLVRAENVGTATEIDFTPRDFERARAKTGNGRMVVGWAHSHPTYTAFMSGTDQRFQSQGQGLYPDYVGLVIDPFRPRGVEFAFYRVTNDEVVQLPHHYWRRSE; encoded by the coding sequence GTGCCCTCACCCGCATATAACGCCATCATGGGCCTCCTCATCGGCGGCCTCGTTCTAGCCGGGTTTCAACTTCTCAAAAAGCGAAATGAACACGACAAGGTAACGGAGATCACGCTCAAGGAGCACCCGACGACGGTCGCCGAAACCGACCTCGCCAAACTCGCGAAGACGGACACCATCCTGATCGATCCGTCCGTGGTCGCGCTCATCTTCGCCTGGGCCGCCAACCATCCCAAGAACGAGGTCGGCGCCCTACTCATCGGCCAACCCGATGGAAGATTCCTCAAAATCCATGACCTGGTCCGCGCCGAGAACGTGGGAACGGCAACCGAGATTGATTTCACGCCCCGGGACTTCGAGCGCGCACGCGCGAAGACAGGGAACGGTCGCATGGTCGTGGGCTGGGCACACTCGCATCCCACGTACACCGCCTTCATGTCCGGAACCGATCAACGGTTCCAATCGCAGGGCCAGGGCCTCTACCCGGACTACGTTGGACTCGTCATCGACCCGTTCAGGCCACGGGGCGTGGAGTTCGCCTTCTACCGCGTCACGAATGACGAGGTCGTGCAACTGCCGCACCACTACTGGAGGCGCTCAGAGTGA
- a CDS encoding ThiF family adenylyltransferase has translation MKHERQTLIKGWDQAAISRASVLVAGAGAIGSALVTMLTRLGVGAITIIDPDRLEAQNLENQAYDESDLGKSKAFALAERMHRIDPALRVTPVACRIEDYRGPVDADYLFGCFDNVAARHYINFMAVTGGKTLVDAGIENFWGAIKTIIPGKTACQGCLPTVQSSAVKASCSSDPIPSTFVTANMAAGLQAIQFLKLVRGERVHSYVYFDLARSTLYNYDYKPNPKCEICGGST, from the coding sequence GTGAAGCATGAACGCCAGACGCTTATCAAGGGATGGGACCAAGCGGCCATCAGCCGGGCTTCGGTGCTGGTGGCGGGGGCGGGCGCCATTGGGTCCGCCCTCGTCACCATGCTCACCCGACTAGGCGTTGGCGCGATCACCATCATCGACCCCGACAGGCTCGAAGCGCAAAATCTGGAGAATCAGGCCTACGACGAGAGCGACCTCGGGAAATCGAAGGCATTCGCGCTCGCCGAGCGGATGCACCGTATCGACCCAGCGCTCCGCGTCACGCCGGTCGCGTGCCGGATTGAGGACTATCGGGGACCCGTTGACGCGGATTACTTGTTCGGTTGCTTCGACAACGTCGCAGCGCGCCACTACATCAATTTCATGGCCGTCACCGGCGGGAAGACGCTGGTTGACGCTGGAATCGAGAACTTTTGGGGCGCGATTAAAACCATCATCCCAGGCAAGACCGCGTGCCAAGGGTGCCTTCCGACGGTCCAGTCGAGTGCAGTGAAGGCGTCTTGTTCCAGCGACCCGATTCCAAGCACGTTCGTGACGGCAAACATGGCCGCAGGCTTGCAGGCGATCCAGTTCCTAAAACTGGTACGCGGCGAACGGGTTCACTCGTACGTCTACTTCGACCTCGCCCGCAGTACCCTCTACAACTACGATTACAAGCCGAACCCCAAATGCGAGATTTGCGGGGGATCGACGTGA
- a CDS encoding DUF853 family protein: MAGPTRILGFNPKQAQHKVPWIPADWILTIDLDGVPRLYFDFWRTGLLGRERNGKIQQRAIEALSSDYVLHARPEAPPQTNLRYAYSCTYSNDRLPEACMTLLQLGIKTRLHLLVQDRGHLASFAVATERPVPHVLRQFFRDLEEITSQDFEAVAAGHTLRPKHLTRFTLPTLPGLLSAAPTVLPLESSTPPHGAAIQLGEILSPINGKPIGPAFLTLDALNHHVLVAGTTGAGKTNTVLRMIQETHGQVEGILVFDVKQEYRTLHASLNAKVYGFTGRNLLTHNLLKPSGPPAQWVKEFSSIFSEVINRYVPAVGSKDIVAETLDKLYRERGIYEDGVNYPHIGDLIEALEKRPTSGREAGWSSSALRVLRSLMIGTTRQAFCVREGIALEALLNGVTVVELDGLGDPAGSALLVSVLLQKIRDRLQREKTEGLRHLIVFEEAQHLLALGQESTSVLTTTCREIRYLGVGLVFVTQMPNEFSKHALANVNTTIIHKLIRPQDQHTAAALLRLNDDAEDAQARLGVGQALVRSDALNLVQIPEIQRPEVRDVDLSQTVPNPEERSPTHAERHEVEKRLTRLTPRDWAVFNAIAGSRAISPRAIRELLKRSQSAVRASLTRLINLGLVAYLEAKTNEGRPPSIYFLRPYGTDAYTMKAGRSPDRIHAAAADHKELVEEVTRILGVERIPDRHFDLLYAAEGHERAIEIETGANKNDQILINVTKSIELQGEAHFVAADDTTLNRILQITAKHSFDTRTMIAVNVTTLNEIRTGRWRAYTFETEKPQTT, encoded by the coding sequence TTGGCGGGACCGACTAGAATCCTAGGCTTCAACCCGAAGCAGGCCCAGCACAAGGTTCCCTGGATCCCCGCCGACTGGATTCTGACGATTGATCTGGATGGCGTGCCGCGGCTCTACTTCGACTTCTGGCGGACCGGCCTGCTCGGGCGGGAAAGGAACGGGAAAATCCAGCAACGCGCGATTGAAGCCTTGTCGAGCGACTACGTTCTTCACGCCAGGCCCGAAGCGCCACCACAAACGAACCTCCGTTACGCCTATTCGTGCACGTACTCGAACGACCGCCTCCCGGAAGCCTGCATGACCCTACTCCAACTCGGCATCAAAACGCGCCTCCACCTACTCGTTCAAGACCGTGGACATCTGGCGAGCTTCGCCGTCGCCACGGAGCGGCCCGTGCCCCACGTGCTTCGTCAATTCTTCCGCGACCTCGAAGAAATCACGTCCCAAGATTTCGAAGCCGTCGCGGCCGGCCACACGCTGCGACCCAAGCACCTAACGCGATTCACGCTACCAACTCTTCCGGGTCTTCTCTCAGCAGCGCCAACGGTTCTTCCGCTCGAGTCCTCGACGCCCCCGCATGGCGCGGCAATCCAGCTGGGCGAAATTCTGAGCCCCATCAACGGCAAACCCATCGGGCCCGCTTTCCTCACTCTTGACGCCCTGAACCATCATGTATTGGTCGCTGGAACGACTGGCGCAGGAAAGACGAACACCGTCCTCCGCATGATCCAAGAGACCCACGGTCAAGTCGAAGGGATACTCGTTTTCGACGTGAAACAAGAATACCGAACCCTGCACGCTTCTCTGAACGCCAAAGTCTATGGCTTCACCGGTCGAAACCTCCTCACCCACAACCTCCTGAAACCAAGTGGCCCGCCCGCGCAATGGGTCAAGGAATTCTCATCGATCTTCAGCGAAGTGATCAATCGCTACGTCCCGGCTGTCGGAAGCAAGGACATCGTGGCCGAAACCCTCGACAAACTCTACCGGGAACGAGGCATCTACGAAGACGGAGTCAACTACCCACACATCGGAGACCTCATAGAAGCACTTGAAAAGAGGCCCACGAGCGGCCGGGAAGCCGGATGGAGCTCGTCGGCGCTACGCGTCCTTCGCTCGCTCATGATCGGCACCACTCGACAGGCCTTCTGCGTTCGAGAAGGAATCGCCCTCGAAGCACTCCTCAACGGAGTAACGGTCGTAGAACTCGACGGCCTCGGAGATCCCGCAGGCAGCGCGCTTCTCGTCAGCGTCCTTCTCCAAAAAATACGCGACCGCCTCCAACGCGAAAAAACGGAAGGCCTACGACACCTCATCGTGTTCGAAGAAGCCCAACACTTACTCGCACTCGGGCAAGAATCCACGTCAGTCCTCACGACCACATGTCGGGAAATACGATACCTCGGCGTCGGACTAGTCTTCGTGACCCAGATGCCGAACGAGTTCAGCAAACACGCCCTCGCAAACGTCAACACCACCATCATCCACAAACTCATCCGACCACAGGACCAGCACACGGCCGCCGCTCTACTCCGACTAAACGACGACGCGGAGGACGCCCAAGCACGGCTTGGCGTGGGACAAGCCCTCGTTCGATCGGACGCGCTCAATCTCGTCCAAATCCCCGAAATCCAGCGGCCCGAAGTAAGGGACGTTGACCTGTCCCAAACAGTCCCAAACCCCGAAGAGCGGTCCCCAACACATGCGGAGCGCCACGAAGTCGAAAAACGCCTCACAAGGCTCACGCCTCGCGATTGGGCCGTCTTCAACGCCATCGCCGGGTCCCGGGCAATCAGCCCACGCGCCATCCGGGAACTCCTCAAGCGCAGCCAAAGCGCCGTCAGAGCCAGTCTGACGAGACTCATCAACCTCGGCCTCGTAGCCTACCTCGAAGCCAAAACCAACGAAGGGAGACCACCAAGCATCTACTTCCTACGCCCCTACGGCACCGACGCCTACACGATGAAAGCCGGAAGGTCGCCAGATCGAATCCACGCCGCCGCAGCGGACCACAAGGAACTCGTCGAGGAAGTAACCCGTATCCTCGGAGTCGAACGAATCCCGGACCGACACTTTGACCTCCTCTACGCCGCCGAAGGCCACGAACGAGCAATCGAGATCGAAACCGGCGCCAACAAGAACGACCAGATACTCATCAACGTCACCAAATCCATCGAACTCCAAGGAGAGGCACACTTTGTAGCCGCCGACGACACCACCCTCAACAGAATCCTCCAAATCACCGCCAAGCACAGCTTCGACACGAGGACCATGATCGCAGTCAATGTCACGACTCTGAACGAGATTCGAACGGGCCGATGGCGCGCCTACACGTTTGAGACCGAGAAACCCCAGACTACGTGA